The genomic stretch AAATAGGCCAATCGACGTTTGTCTCCTTGGTATACCCCCTCGGCGATCATCCCTTCAAAGTGCCCCGGGTACATTTTATCCACGGTTGTTTCGAACATGCGAGCGTAGCAGTATTTGATGTCTCCCCGTCCGTCTTCCGGGCGAATTGGGAACGTGACGAATTCTTCCATGGGTGTCCAGGGATTACGGGTTGCCTCCACGTAATTGAATTTAATTTCAAAGATTCCTTCGTCACTTCCACCGGGTAGGACTTTGGTACATACTTCTTCGGGATCGCTAGCTAAGGTGTAATGGCAGGAGTCAATCACGAAGTTGGCGGCGTTAATGGCCTCCTGCCATAATTCCGGTTCGTTATTGATGGCTGCCTTCCACGCGCAAAGGTCTGCCTTGAGAGCCTGGGCGATTTCCTTGGATGGGGTGGCTTTGTCGGTTACCTGTGACCCGTTGGCATCGATCAGACCATCGTGCAGGGGCAGAAGTTTAATTGCCAGATTGGTTTCGTCTAGAGCGAATTGTAGTATATCGGCAACGGATGATTTCGTTTTTTTAGAAATATCTCGGCTGTCAGTCTGTAAAGGAGCCTCTCCCCATTTTTGGGCAATGCGGAAATAGGTGAATCCCCGGTAGAAATGTGCCAGTCCGATGTAATAATCTTTTCTGTTTTGGGTAATCTCGGCTTTGTCAATGTTTTCCAATAAAATGTTGGCGTAGCAAATTATTGCATAGTGTGAGTTCCAGAAAAAGTCAACGTAAATCGGAGTAAATTGCGTGGCATCCCAGTTGAAACTTTTTTGTGCAGAGGTACTTCTTAGTGTGTCGTGTACAAAACCGAGGTCGATGGGAGTTTTATTTGCGTTAAAGGCACAAGTACTTCTAAACTCATCCCGGAGGGCATTTAGGGAGGTTTCAATGTCTTTTTCCGTTTTGAAATAGTTCTCGAAAGTGACCGAGTTTTCAGGGATTACTTCTAACCCATCCGTACAGGCAAAGCAGCCCCATAATATGCTTAGTATGAATAATATCTTGTTTGATTTCATGGCTATCATAATTTAATCGTTATACCTAAAGTGAGTTTGCGTGCTAACGGGTAGTTTTTACCATCATCAAGCCCGGTGTTTATATCCACGGTTTCCGGGTCGAGTCCGGAGTAGTTCGTGATGTTCAACAGGTTTTCTCCACTGAAGAACACGCGAACGTCTTTAATGTATATTTTCTTCAGGAGATTTTTAGGAAGTGTATAACCGATAGTCAGGGTTTTAAGTTTTAGATAATTTACTTTTTCCACGTAACGGTCTATGATTGGTGACCAGCTATCATTAAAATTGTTGAGTTCTGCTTTGGGATAGGTGCTGTTGTCACCTTCTTTTTCCCAGAAAGATACCTTCTGTATGTCTTCAAAGATGGGGTACAGGGAGGTTTCTTTGCTTGTTGAGACAATCGGGAGCAGGTTGATCATGTCTCTTCCCAGAGAGTAGGACCACAGCATATTCAAGTCGAAGTTTTTCCATTTGATTTCGTTCACAATACCACCGTATAGTATGGGCAAACTACTGCCGATGTACACGACGTCCGATGTGCTGTTGATGTAACCGTCCCCGTTCACGTCGACGATCTGTAAATCTCCGGGTTTGTAAAATACATCTGAGAAGTATTGCTTCTCGATGGCCCGGTACGTGCCGTCTTGGCGGTAGTAGTATTTAATATCTTCCTCGGACTGGATATATCCCGTTGTCTTGTATCCCATGATGTTTCCGACGGGCTTTCCGATAATGTAGCTGCGACTATTCCCGATCATGTCACTCATGTTCATATCTTTCCCGTTGTAGGTTTCCAGTAGTTTGTTCCAGTTTTTTGCAAAGTTGACGGAGATGGTCCAGAAAGAATCATCCGTCCGCATGATGTCATATTTAATGTCGAATTCAATACCTTCGTTTGAAAGGGCTCCGGCATTTCTCCACATGGCAGAGTAACCGGAATGATTCCCCGGGATCGGGGTTTTGCTTAACATTTTGTCCGTACGGCGGTAGTAATAGTCGGCTGTGACGGAAAGGCGATAATTGAAAAAGTTCATATCAAGACCGAGGTCATATTGCTTGGTTTCTTCCCAGCCAAGTTT from Butyricimonas virosa encodes the following:
- a CDS encoding RagB/SusD family nutrient uptake outer membrane protein; the protein is MKSNKILFILSILWGCFACTDGLEVIPENSVTFENYFKTEKDIETSLNALRDEFRSTCAFNANKTPIDLGFVHDTLRSTSAQKSFNWDATQFTPIYVDFFWNSHYAIICYANILLENIDKAEITQNRKDYYIGLAHFYRGFTYFRIAQKWGEAPLQTDSRDISKKTKSSVADILQFALDETNLAIKLLPLHDGLIDANGSQVTDKATPSKEIAQALKADLCAWKAAINNEPELWQEAINAANFVIDSCHYTLASDPEEVCTKVLPGGSDEGIFEIKFNYVEATRNPWTPMEEFVTFPIRPEDGRGDIKYCYARMFETTVDKMYPGHFEGMIAEGVYQGDKRRLAYFYDLDTIRKNAEWHALAEGYAYPYKFRKAQLGTTSWSQGKFECFACDHIIYRLADLILLRAECYTRINKNDLAAKDLNRIRERAYGNRSHDYNAATEGNNLRYIIFKEREKELLWEGKRWYDIVRNGYWKTELSKFHATQMTQQDVDNGALYMPVGYPAFNENSLMTQNKYWQARY